The following proteins are encoded in a genomic region of Candidatus Edwardsbacteria bacterium:
- a CDS encoding outer membrane lipoprotein-sorting protein, translating into MKKISWLLPLLLISVMGPVMAQDGNQLLKRIDEKLMPESYESYRKLINAEPNGRKKEFVFYTAKKGKDKVAMLYLSPASEKGRTTLRLGDNMWLYIPNVGKPIRITSLQSITGGVFNNADIMQVDYNTEYDVEKTEETESEYILSLKAKNKTVAYDKLKMWATKNEILKKVECYSASGMLIKTLEFKELKNFGQGVVRPSVIETHSPLYKGYLSTMIYSQVKPRSFKEEVFTMNYMSKLEGLRK; encoded by the coding sequence ATGAAAAAAATATCATGGCTGTTGCCGCTGCTGCTGATATCCGTCATGGGGCCGGTCATGGCCCAGGACGGGAACCAGCTGCTGAAGAGGATCGACGAAAAACTGATGCCGGAAAGCTACGAGTCGTACCGGAAGCTGATCAACGCTGAGCCCAATGGGCGGAAAAAGGAGTTTGTTTTTTATACGGCCAAGAAGGGGAAAGACAAGGTGGCCATGCTGTATCTTTCCCCGGCCAGCGAAAAGGGCCGCACCACCCTGCGGCTGGGCGACAACATGTGGCTGTATATACCCAATGTGGGCAAGCCGATACGCATAACCAGCCTGCAATCCATCACCGGAGGGGTTTTCAACAACGCCGACATCATGCAGGTCGACTATAACACGGAATACGATGTTGAAAAAACGGAGGAAACTGAATCAGAATACATCCTGTCCTTAAAGGCCAAGAACAAAACCGTGGCCTATGATAAGCTGAAGATGTGGGCCACTAAAAACGAAATACTGAAGAAAGTGGAGTGCTATTCCGCCAGCGGCATGCTGATTAAAACCCTGGAGTTCAAGGAGCTGAAGAATTTCGGCCAGGGGGTGGTGCGGCCCTCCGTCATCGAAACACACAGCCCGCTGTACAAGGGCTATCTGTCAACCATGATCTATTCCCAGGTGAAGCCTAGATCCTTCAAGGAGGAGGTGTTCACCATGAACTACATGTCCAAGCTTGAGGGTTTAAGAAAATGA
- a CDS encoding FtsX-like permease family protein → MKNIVKIAWRNLLRYTRRTLLTSSLIAVGVALVIIFGGIGASFKDEVIGTITNSNLGDIQIHKKGYVSSMDNLPLDIAIPEQGLNKIRSLLDANPEVKAYSERIRFGAMISNFAQTTSMRLTAVYPEKESSTCPALTERIKEGNSDPKTFVQPGSIVIPANIAAGMNLKLGDDAVLVATNKDGSVNGVTFKISGISENILGPQGKDGYIHIVDAVSLLRIENGEITEIAVKLNDFDKLKKVYSRLKGELARTPGENPGKPAFEVHSWEELSPFSSIVKIVTLLIMVVRLVLVSIVLISILNVMMMSVYERIGEIGTIASIGTPPSKILVLFLTEGLLLGFFSALAGILFGTGLLLIIAAAKLNFVFGMMKLSLSPQIPTAEIILSLIIVVVISALASLQPALKASKLEPVEALRHV, encoded by the coding sequence ATGAAAAATATAGTAAAAATTGCGTGGCGCAATCTTTTAAGATACACCCGCCGGACGCTGTTGACGTCCTCGCTGATAGCGGTGGGCGTGGCCCTGGTGATAATATTCGGAGGAATTGGAGCCTCGTTCAAGGATGAGGTCATAGGCACCATCACCAATTCCAACCTGGGCGATATCCAGATACACAAGAAAGGGTATGTCAGCTCGATGGATAATCTGCCGCTGGACATTGCCATACCAGAACAGGGCTTGAACAAAATAAGATCGCTGCTGGACGCCAACCCCGAAGTGAAGGCCTATTCGGAAAGGATCAGATTCGGGGCGATGATCAGCAATTTTGCCCAGACCACCAGCATGCGCCTGACCGCAGTTTATCCAGAGAAAGAAAGCAGCACCTGCCCGGCCCTGACGGAAAGGATAAAAGAGGGGAATTCAGACCCGAAAACCTTCGTCCAGCCGGGATCGATTGTCATTCCCGCCAATATTGCCGCCGGAATGAACCTTAAACTCGGTGACGATGCCGTTTTGGTGGCCACCAACAAGGATGGTTCGGTGAACGGGGTGACCTTTAAAATATCCGGCATCTCGGAGAACATACTCGGCCCCCAGGGCAAGGACGGATACATTCACATTGTTGATGCGGTTTCCCTTTTAAGGATCGAGAACGGGGAGATCACCGAAATCGCAGTAAAACTCAATGATTTCGACAAGCTCAAGAAGGTGTACTCACGGCTCAAGGGCGAACTGGCCCGAACCCCTGGGGAGAACCCCGGGAAACCGGCCTTCGAGGTCCATTCCTGGGAGGAGTTATCGCCCTTTTCCAGCATCGTAAAAATAGTGACCCTGCTGATCATGGTGGTCAGGTTGGTGCTGGTTTCCATCGTTTTGATAAGCATCCTCAACGTCATGATGATGTCAGTTTATGAGCGGATAGGAGAGATCGGCACCATCGCTTCCATCGGAACCCCGCCTTCGAAAATCCTGGTCCTTTTCCTGACCGAAGGCCTCCTGCTTGGCTTTTTCAGCGCCTTGGCCGGTATCTTATTCGGAACGGGACTTCTGCTGATCATTGCGGCGGCGAAGCTTAACTTCGTTTTCGGAATGATGAAACTTTCCCTTTCACCGCAGATACCCACGGCGGAAATAATATTATCCTTGATCATAGTGGTCGTCATATCCGCCTTGGCCAGCCTGCAACCGGCTCTTAAAGCGTCCAAACTGGAGCCGGTGGAAGCATTAAGACATGTATAA
- a CDS encoding ABC transporter ATP-binding protein, producing the protein MSLLTVNNLKKDYLAGDVTVPALKGISLTIGKGKFISFVGPSGSGKTTLLNLVGCLDKPTAGTVTVAGVEVNRMDRKTSAKFRGDNIGFIFQNFNLIPVLTVHENVEYPLIMVQDVPLNKRKQRIEDMLERVGMSDQRNKYPSQLSGGQKQRVAIARALVMDPKLVLADEPTANLDHNTAYKVIGLMHEMKKEFNTTFIFATHDQKIVGEAEIIYTMEDGLITNIHEKTNPGGNK; encoded by the coding sequence GATGTAACCGTCCCGGCTCTTAAGGGGATAAGCCTGACTATAGGAAAAGGTAAATTTATCTCTTTTGTCGGGCCGTCCGGCAGCGGGAAGACCACCCTGTTGAACCTGGTCGGCTGTTTGGACAAGCCGACAGCGGGAACGGTTACCGTGGCGGGGGTGGAGGTCAACCGGATGGACCGGAAAACTTCGGCCAAATTCCGGGGCGACAACATCGGATTTATTTTCCAGAACTTCAACCTGATACCGGTGCTGACGGTCCATGAAAACGTGGAATATCCACTGATAATGGTTCAGGATGTTCCCTTGAACAAACGAAAGCAAAGAATTGAGGACATGCTGGAGCGGGTCGGGATGTCAGACCAGCGGAACAAATACCCCTCCCAGCTTTCCGGGGGACAGAAACAGCGGGTGGCCATTGCCCGGGCTTTGGTCATGGACCCAAAGCTGGTTTTAGCGGACGAACCAACAGCAAACCTTGACCATAATACGGCCTATAAGGTAATCGGACTGATGCATGAGATGAAGAAGGAGTTTAATACAACCTTCATCTTTGCCACCCATGACCAGAAAATAGTAGGCGAGGCCGAGATCATCTATACCATGGAAGACGGCTTGATAACCAATATTCACGAAAAGACAAACCCCGGAGGGAATAAGTAA